One genomic segment of Agromyces intestinalis includes these proteins:
- a CDS encoding phosphoglycerate kinase produces the protein MSLRTIDSLGPLAGKRVVVRCDLNVPLQGEVITDDGRVRASVPTIQALTGQGARVIVVSHLGRPDGAPDPKYSLAPVAKRLGELLGGEVAFATDTVGADASAKVEALGDGQVLVLENLRFNPGETSKDEGERRAFAEQLAAFADAVVSDGFGVVHRKQASVWDLEQLRPSAAGLLIAAELDVLDRLTENPERPYAVVLGGSKVSDKLGVIAHLLPRVDTLLIGGGMLFTFLAAQGHAVGKSLLEEDQIETVRGYLAEAAERGVELVLPTDVVVAESFSADAAHEVAAADAIEGTAFGASGLGLDIGPDTAAAFAERIRASKTVFWNGPMGVFELAPFAAGTRAVAEALTEVDGLSVVGGGDSAAAVRQLGFSDDQFGHISTGGGASLEFLEGKQLPGLEVLGWQ, from the coding sequence ATGTCCCTGCGAACGATCGATTCCCTCGGTCCGCTCGCCGGCAAGCGCGTCGTCGTCCGTTGCGACCTCAACGTCCCTCTGCAGGGCGAGGTCATCACGGACGACGGCCGCGTGCGGGCGTCGGTGCCGACCATCCAGGCCCTGACCGGGCAGGGCGCCCGCGTCATCGTGGTCTCCCACCTGGGCCGCCCCGACGGCGCGCCCGACCCCAAGTACAGCCTCGCTCCGGTGGCGAAGCGGCTCGGTGAACTGCTCGGCGGCGAGGTCGCGTTCGCGACCGACACGGTCGGTGCGGATGCCTCGGCGAAGGTCGAGGCGCTCGGCGACGGCCAGGTGCTGGTGCTCGAGAACCTGCGCTTCAACCCCGGTGAGACCAGCAAGGACGAGGGCGAGCGGCGTGCGTTCGCCGAGCAGCTCGCCGCGTTCGCCGACGCCGTCGTCTCCGACGGGTTCGGCGTCGTGCACCGCAAGCAGGCGAGCGTGTGGGATCTCGAGCAGCTCCGGCCGAGCGCCGCGGGCCTGCTCATCGCCGCCGAGCTCGACGTGCTCGACCGGCTCACCGAGAACCCCGAGCGTCCCTACGCGGTGGTCCTCGGCGGCTCGAAGGTGTCCGACAAGCTCGGCGTGATCGCGCACCTGCTTCCGCGCGTCGACACGCTGCTCATCGGCGGCGGCATGCTCTTCACCTTCCTCGCGGCCCAGGGCCACGCGGTCGGCAAGAGCCTGCTCGAGGAGGACCAGATCGAGACCGTCCGCGGCTACCTCGCCGAGGCGGCCGAACGTGGCGTCGAGCTCGTGCTCCCGACCGACGTGGTCGTCGCCGAGTCGTTCTCGGCCGATGCGGCGCACGAGGTGGCGGCAGCCGACGCCATTGAGGGCACCGCCTTCGGGGCATCCGGTCTCGGACTCGATATCGGTCCCGACACGGCGGCGGCGTTCGCCGAGCGGATCCGCGCGTCGAAGACCGTGTTCTGGAACGGTCCGATGGGCGTGTTCGAGCTCGCACCGTTCGCCGCCGGCACCCGCGCGGTCGCCGAAGCCCTCACCGAGGTCGACGGGCTCAGCGTGGTCGGCGGCGGCGACTCGGCCGCCGCGGTGCGCCAGCTCGGCTTCTCCGACGACCAGTTCGGCCACATCTCGACGGGCGGTGGGGCCAGCCTCGAGTTCCTCGAGGGCAAGCAGCTTCCCGGCCTGGAGGTCCTCGGATGGCAGTGA
- the tpiA gene encoding triose-phosphate isomerase: MAVNRVPLIAGNWKMNLDHLQAIAFVQKLAWSLADAKHASADAEVAVFPPFTDLRSVQTLVAADSLPIAYGAQDLSAHDSGAYTGEVSGAFLAQLDCAYVIIGHSERRTLHGETDADVNAKVLAAQRHGLVPVLCVGETAEDLEQHGASAVPVAQLRAALEGVDAAKEIVVAYEPVWAIGSGQAATPEQAEQVAAALRGVLAELLGDDAAARTRILYGGSVKAANIAAFMREPNVDGALVGGASLDIDEFSAIVRFKKHIGA; this comes from the coding sequence ATGGCAGTGAACCGCGTCCCGCTGATCGCGGGCAACTGGAAGATGAACCTCGACCACCTGCAGGCGATCGCCTTCGTGCAGAAGCTCGCGTGGTCGCTGGCCGACGCCAAGCACGCGTCCGCCGATGCCGAGGTCGCCGTGTTCCCGCCGTTCACCGACCTGCGCAGCGTGCAGACGCTCGTGGCGGCTGATTCGCTGCCGATCGCGTACGGTGCGCAGGATCTTTCGGCGCACGACTCGGGCGCGTACACGGGGGAGGTCTCGGGCGCGTTCCTCGCGCAACTCGACTGCGCGTACGTCATCATCGGGCACTCCGAGCGGCGCACGCTGCACGGCGAGACCGACGCGGACGTGAATGCCAAGGTGCTCGCGGCCCAGCGTCACGGGCTGGTCCCCGTGCTCTGCGTGGGCGAGACCGCCGAGGACCTCGAGCAGCACGGCGCGAGCGCCGTGCCAGTGGCGCAGCTGCGTGCGGCGCTCGAGGGCGTCGACGCCGCGAAGGAGATCGTCGTCGCGTACGAGCCGGTCTGGGCGATCGGGTCGGGTCAGGCCGCGACGCCCGAGCAGGCCGAGCAGGTCGCGGCGGCGTTGCGGGGCGTGCTCGCCGAGCTCCTCGGCGACGATGCCGCAGCCCGCACCCGCATCCTGTACGGCGGCTCGGTCAAGGCGGCGAACATCGCCGCGTTCATGCGCGAGCCGAACGTGGACGGCGCGCTCGTCGGCGGCGCGAGCCTCGACATCGACGAGTTCAGCGCGATCGTGCGGTTCAAGAAACACATCGGAGCCTGA
- the secG gene encoding preprotein translocase subunit SecG, translating into MEILQVVLQVLLGLTSLLLTLLILLHKGRGGGLSDMFGGGVTSSLGASGVAERNLNRITVILGVVWILCIVVLGLITKFDSAL; encoded by the coding sequence GTGGAGATTCTCCAGGTCGTACTGCAGGTGCTGCTCGGTCTCACCAGCCTGCTGCTGACACTGCTCATCCTGCTGCACAAGGGCCGCGGCGGGGGTCTGTCCGACATGTTCGGTGGCGGCGTGACGTCGAGCCTGGGCGCGTCGGGCGTGGCCGAGCGCAACCTGAACCGCATCACCGTGATCTTGGGCGTCGTCTGGATCCTGTGCATCGTGGTGCTCGGGTTGATCACCAAGTTCGACAGCGCACTCTGA
- a CDS encoding RNA polymerase-binding protein RbpA, with protein MVSGNSAIRGSRVGAGPMGEQDHGVHADRVAVSYWDAKGNETIRYFAANLPEDEIPDVIDSPSTGLPAGRDRENPPALAKTEPYKTHLAYVKERRSEEEAAALLEEALEQLRARRGTAKND; from the coding sequence ATGGTTTCCGGCAACAGCGCGATCCGCGGCTCCCGAGTCGGGGCCGGCCCGATGGGCGAGCAAGACCACGGTGTCCACGCCGACCGCGTCGCGGTGAGCTACTGGGACGCGAAGGGCAACGAGACGATCCGCTACTTCGCGGCCAACCTGCCCGAAGATGAGATTCCCGACGTCATCGACAGCCCGTCGACCGGCCTTCCCGCCGGCCGCGACCGCGAGAACCCGCCCGCGCTCGCGAAGACCGAGCCCTACAAGACTCACCTCGCGTACGTGAAGGAGCGTCGCTCCGAGGAGGAGGCGGCCGCTCTGCTCGAGGAGGCACTCGAGCAGCTACGCGCCCGGCGAGGCACCGCGAAGAACGACTGA
- the pgl gene encoding 6-phosphogluconolactonase, protein MTNERRVLVHPDKSSLAGAVAARFITKLLDILDDQELAHIVLTGGTMGAAVLEAVAASPARTTIDWSRVHVWWGDERWVASGDADRNDAQADAALLDDLDLDERNVHRFPAADAGLDLDEAAVRYAAELAEWAAPGLEHPVFDITFLGVGPDGHIASLFPHRSGIGVTDRTVIAVRNSPKPPPERLSLTRPVLNASQRVWFVLAGADKASALGLALAGASRDEVPVAGIKGRRRTVFFVDQDAAAEVPEELIARDY, encoded by the coding sequence ATGACCAACGAGCGACGGGTGCTGGTGCATCCTGACAAGTCCTCCCTCGCGGGTGCCGTTGCGGCACGCTTCATCACGAAGCTCCTCGACATCCTCGACGACCAGGAGCTCGCGCACATCGTGCTCACCGGCGGCACGATGGGCGCGGCCGTCCTCGAGGCCGTCGCGGCGTCGCCCGCGCGCACCACGATCGACTGGTCGCGGGTGCACGTGTGGTGGGGCGACGAACGGTGGGTCGCTTCGGGCGATGCCGACCGCAATGACGCCCAAGCCGATGCCGCCCTGCTCGACGATCTCGACCTCGACGAACGGAACGTGCACCGTTTCCCCGCGGCCGACGCCGGACTCGACCTCGATGAGGCCGCCGTTCGGTACGCGGCCGAGCTCGCCGAGTGGGCTGCGCCCGGTCTCGAGCATCCCGTGTTCGACATCACATTCCTCGGTGTCGGGCCCGACGGGCACATCGCGTCGCTCTTCCCGCACCGATCGGGCATCGGCGTCACCGACCGCACCGTCATCGCGGTGCGGAACTCCCCCAAGCCGCCGCCCGAGCGACTCAGCCTCACCCGCCCGGTGCTGAACGCTTCGCAGCGCGTGTGGTTCGTGCTCGCCGGGGCCGACAAGGCATCGGCGCTCGGGCTCGCGCTCGCGGGCGCGTCGCGCGACGAGGTGCCCGTCGCAGGCATCAAGGGCCGACGACGCACGGTGTTCTTCGTCGATCAGGATGCCGCGGCCGAGGTTCCCGAGGAACTCATCGCTCGCGACTACTGA
- a CDS encoding glucose-6-phosphate dehydrogenase assembly protein OpcA has protein sequence MIVDLPDTTTSRISKELVKLREEGGAVALGRVLTLIIATAPGAEEEAIEAANDASREHPMRVIVVATEPGTEDAAVEPRLDAEIRVGGDAGASEVIVLRASGDAARDEESLITGLLLPDAPVVTWWPGIAPAVPGEAPLGRFAQRRITDASAQPDPQAALLTLQQNYTPGDADFAWTRLTLWRAQLAAVLDQPPYAPVTRVHVTGAIDSPSTTLLAAWLQMQLGAVTDYVLTPVDDGSPGIHGVVLERPTGPIELIRDVPGVATLRQPGQPVHDVALPRRSLRDCLADELRRLDPDELYGEVITNGLQQLGGAESEGADA, from the coding sequence GTGATCGTCGACCTTCCCGACACCACCACGAGCCGGATCTCGAAAGAGCTCGTGAAACTCCGCGAAGAGGGTGGTGCGGTCGCGCTCGGGCGCGTGCTGACGCTCATCATCGCGACCGCTCCCGGCGCCGAGGAAGAGGCGATCGAGGCGGCCAACGACGCGTCGCGTGAGCACCCGATGCGCGTGATCGTGGTCGCCACCGAGCCCGGCACCGAAGACGCAGCGGTCGAGCCGCGCCTCGACGCAGAGATCCGGGTGGGCGGCGACGCCGGCGCCAGCGAGGTCATCGTACTCCGCGCGAGCGGCGACGCCGCGCGCGACGAGGAGAGCCTCATCACGGGCCTGCTGCTTCCCGACGCGCCCGTGGTGACCTGGTGGCCCGGCATCGCCCCCGCGGTGCCGGGTGAGGCTCCGCTCGGCCGGTTCGCCCAGCGACGTATCACGGATGCCTCGGCCCAACCCGATCCGCAGGCCGCTCTGCTGACGCTGCAACAGAACTACACGCCCGGCGACGCCGATTTCGCCTGGACGCGGCTGACGCTCTGGCGCGCGCAGCTCGCCGCGGTGCTCGACCAGCCGCCGTACGCCCCGGTGACGAGGGTGCATGTGACCGGCGCCATCGACTCGCCGTCGACGACGCTGCTCGCGGCCTGGCTGCAGATGCAGCTCGGCGCGGTCACCGACTACGTGCTGACACCGGTCGACGACGGCTCACCCGGCATCCACGGCGTGGTGCTCGAGCGTCCGACCGGTCCCATCGAGCTCATCCGCGATGTTCCGGGGGTCGCCACCCTCCGTCAGCCCGGGCAGCCCGTGCACGATGTCGCGCTGCCTCGCCGCAGCCTTCGCGACTGCCTGGCCGACGAGCTGCGCCGCCTCGACCCCGACGAGTTGTACGGTGAGGTGATCACGAACGGGCTTCAGCAGCTCGGCGGAGCCGAGTCGGAGGGCGCAGACGCATGA
- the zwf gene encoding glucose-6-phosphate dehydrogenase, whose amino-acid sequence MEPAVIEAGRNPLRSPNDFRLNRIAGPSSLIIFGVTGDLSRKKLMPAVYDLANRGLLPPGFALVGFARREWNDQDFAQVVHDSVKQYARTEFREDVWDQLSRGIRFVTGTFDDPAAFDRLREVVDRLDRERGTMGNHAFYLSIPPKSFPLVTEQLKRSGLTEQSDGQWRRVVIEKPFGSDLKTAQELNDVVASVFPPDSVFRIDHYLGKETVQNILALRFANQLYEPIWNANYVDHVQITMAEDIGVGGRAGYYDGIGAARDVIQNHLLQLLALTAMEEPISFDAAALRAEKEKILAAVRLPDDLATATARGQYAGGWQGGEKVIGFLDEDGMNPESVTETYAAIKLLIGTRRWAGVPFYLRAGKRLGRRVTEIAVVFKRAPQQLFADSQTSQLGQNALVIRVQPDEGVTIRFGSKVPGAGMQVRDVTMDFGYGHAFTEASPEAYERLILDVLLGDPPLFPRQEEVELSWKILDPIEEFWSTQGRPEQYRPGTWGPSSADALLARDGRSWRRP is encoded by the coding sequence ATGGAACCGGCCGTCATCGAGGCGGGGCGCAATCCGCTCCGCTCCCCCAACGACTTCCGCCTGAACCGGATCGCCGGCCCGTCGAGCCTCATCATCTTCGGCGTGACCGGCGACCTCTCGCGCAAGAAGCTGATGCCCGCGGTCTACGACCTCGCGAACCGGGGGCTGCTGCCGCCCGGATTCGCGTTGGTCGGGTTCGCCCGTCGCGAATGGAACGACCAGGACTTCGCGCAGGTCGTGCACGACTCGGTGAAGCAGTACGCGCGCACCGAGTTCCGTGAGGACGTGTGGGACCAGCTCTCCCGAGGCATCCGCTTCGTGACCGGGACGTTCGACGACCCGGCCGCGTTCGACCGCCTGCGCGAGGTCGTCGACCGGCTCGACCGCGAGCGCGGCACGATGGGCAACCACGCGTTCTACCTGTCGATCCCGCCGAAGTCGTTCCCTCTCGTGACCGAGCAGCTGAAGCGATCCGGCCTCACCGAGCAGAGTGACGGTCAGTGGCGACGCGTCGTCATCGAGAAGCCGTTCGGCAGCGACCTCAAGACGGCGCAGGAGCTGAACGACGTCGTCGCGAGCGTCTTCCCGCCCGACTCGGTATTCCGCATCGACCACTATCTCGGCAAAGAGACGGTCCAGAACATCCTCGCGCTGCGGTTCGCGAACCAGCTCTACGAGCCGATCTGGAATGCGAACTACGTCGACCACGTGCAGATCACGATGGCCGAGGACATCGGCGTGGGCGGCCGAGCCGGCTACTACGACGGCATCGGCGCGGCGCGCGACGTCATCCAGAACCACCTGCTGCAGCTGCTCGCGCTGACCGCGATGGAAGAGCCCATCTCGTTCGATGCGGCGGCGCTGCGCGCCGAGAAGGAGAAGATCCTCGCGGCGGTGCGCCTGCCCGACGACCTGGCGACGGCGACCGCCCGCGGGCAGTACGCCGGCGGTTGGCAGGGCGGTGAGAAGGTCATCGGCTTCCTCGACGAGGATGGCATGAACCCCGAGTCCGTCACCGAGACCTACGCGGCGATCAAGCTGCTCATCGGCACCCGCCGCTGGGCGGGCGTGCCGTTCTACCTGCGCGCGGGCAAGCGCCTCGGCCGACGAGTCACCGAGATCGCCGTCGTGTTCAAGCGCGCCCCCCAGCAGCTCTTCGCCGACAGCCAGACCTCGCAGCTCGGACAGAACGCGCTGGTCATCCGGGTGCAGCCCGATGAGGGCGTCACCATCCGGTTCGGCTCGAAGGTGCCGGGCGCGGGCATGCAGGTCCGCGACGTCACGATGGACTTCGGTTACGGGCACGCCTTCACCGAGGCGAGCCCCGAAGCGTACGAGCGGCTCATCCTCGACGTGCTGCTCGGCGATCCGCCGCTGTTCCCCCGCCAAGAGGAGGTCGAGCTCTCCTGGAAGATCCTCGACCCGATCGAGGAGTTCTGGTCGACGCAGGGCCGTCCCGAACAGTACCGACCGGGCACGTGGGGTCCGTCGTCGGCCGATGCCCTGCTCGCCCGCGACGGCCGTAGCTGGAGGCGCCCGTGA
- a CDS encoding glucose-6-phosphate isomerase, with the protein MSFRISVGGAAADAVRSALPKLVADRIASGITAQDGALWGPAAEDEASKRLGWTEAVAVSRPLVGEIVALRDDLRAAGVDHIVLAGMGGSSLAPEVITRTVGAHLTVLDSTDPGQVRAALADRLATSALVVSSKSGSTVETDSQRRVYEQAFRDAGIDPVGRIIVVTDPGSPLDASAREAGYRVFNAGPNVGGRYSALTAFGLVPSGLAGVDIAEILDEAETIELSLAVDTDENPGLILGAAIAATSPRRDKLAIVADGTHIVGFADWAEQLIAESTGKEGTGILPVVLELGAPELAAPPADLQVVRLVDDAGDEVFPHGAPDEIRVSGTLGAQLLVWEYATAVAGLLLGINPFDQPDVESAKIAARGLLDQRPAPEPAAFVSNGIEVRGTPDVIGASSDLASALEVLFEELPADGYVSIQAYLDRVDHPEFAKLRDLIAARSGRPVTFGWGPRFLHSTGQFHKGGPAVGVFLQLTARTDEDLEIPERPFTFGELIAAQASGDASVLAAHGRPVLTLTLTDPATQLASIVDALG; encoded by the coding sequence GTGAGCTTCCGCATCTCGGTCGGCGGCGCCGCCGCCGACGCCGTGCGTTCCGCGCTGCCGAAGTTGGTCGCCGACCGCATCGCCTCCGGTATCACCGCCCAGGACGGCGCACTCTGGGGCCCCGCCGCCGAGGACGAAGCATCCAAGCGACTCGGCTGGACGGAGGCGGTGGCCGTCTCGCGACCGCTCGTCGGCGAGATCGTCGCGCTGCGCGACGATCTGCGCGCGGCGGGCGTCGACCACATCGTGCTCGCCGGCATGGGCGGATCGTCGCTCGCACCCGAGGTCATCACCCGCACGGTCGGCGCGCACCTCACCGTGCTCGACTCCACCGACCCCGGGCAGGTCCGGGCTGCGCTCGCCGATCGACTGGCGACGTCCGCACTCGTCGTCTCGTCGAAGTCGGGCTCGACCGTCGAGACCGACAGCCAGCGCCGCGTGTACGAACAAGCGTTCCGCGACGCCGGCATCGACCCGGTCGGGCGCATCATCGTGGTGACCGACCCGGGTTCGCCGCTCGACGCTTCGGCACGCGAGGCCGGCTACCGGGTCTTCAACGCCGGCCCCAATGTGGGCGGCCGCTACTCGGCGCTCACCGCGTTCGGGCTGGTCCCATCGGGGCTCGCCGGCGTCGACATCGCCGAGATCCTCGACGAGGCCGAGACGATCGAGCTCTCGCTCGCCGTCGACACCGACGAGAATCCCGGCCTGATCCTCGGCGCCGCGATCGCCGCGACCTCCCCGCGCCGCGACAAGCTCGCGATCGTCGCCGACGGCACGCACATCGTCGGCTTCGCTGACTGGGCCGAGCAGCTGATCGCCGAGTCGACCGGCAAGGAGGGCACCGGCATCCTGCCCGTTGTGCTCGAGCTCGGTGCCCCCGAGCTGGCAGCTCCCCCGGCCGACCTCCAGGTTGTGCGCCTGGTGGACGACGCCGGCGACGAGGTCTTCCCCCACGGCGCACCCGACGAGATCCGCGTCTCGGGCACGCTCGGCGCGCAACTGCTCGTGTGGGAGTACGCGACCGCGGTGGCGGGTCTGCTGCTCGGCATCAACCCCTTCGACCAGCCCGACGTCGAGTCGGCGAAGATCGCCGCTCGCGGCCTGCTCGACCAGCGTCCGGCCCCCGAGCCCGCCGCCTTCGTGTCGAACGGCATCGAGGTGCGCGGCACGCCCGACGTGATCGGCGCCTCGAGCGACCTCGCCTCGGCCCTCGAGGTGCTGTTCGAGGAGCTGCCCGCCGACGGGTACGTGTCGATCCAGGCCTACCTCGACCGCGTCGACCACCCCGAGTTCGCGAAGCTGCGCGACCTGATCGCCGCGCGGTCCGGCCGACCGGTGACGTTCGGGTGGGGCCCCCGGTTCCTGCACTCGACCGGGCAGTTCCACAAGGGCGGCCCGGCGGTGGGCGTGTTCCTGCAGCTCACCGCGCGCACCGACGAGGACCTCGAGATCCCCGAGCGACCGTTCACGTTCGGCGAACTCATCGCCGCGCAGGCGTCGGGCGATGCGAGCGTGCTCGCCGCCCACGGGCGACCGGTGCTGACGCTGACGCTCACCGATCCGGCGACCCAGCTCGCCTCGATCGTCGACGCGCTCGGCTGA
- the tal gene encoding transaldolase, producing the protein MSTQTQSQSPTAALSASGVSIWLDDLSRQRLQSGDLDRLIAERNVVGVTTNPTIFAAALSQGEAYAEQLHALAASGADVDTAVFETTTDDVRAASDVFRPVFDATGGLDGRVSIEVAPDLAHDAAATIESAKALWAKVDRPNAMIKIPATIEGLDAIRETIGAGISVNVTLIFSIDRYREVIAAYLSGLEIAKAAGIDLSTIHSVASFFVSRVDTEIDKRLTTIGTDEALALKSKAGVANARLAYELFEQEFAGERAQALLAAGANRQRPLWASTGVKDPSLPDTLYVTELVAAGVVNTMPEKTLEATFDHGVVEGDTVTGNYAGAATVLDKLASVGVDYDDVTALLEREGVEKFIVSWHELLDTVRTALEAAK; encoded by the coding sequence ATGTCCACCCAGACCCAGTCCCAGTCACCGACCGCCGCCCTGTCGGCCTCCGGCGTGAGCATCTGGCTCGACGACCTGTCGCGCCAGCGCCTCCAGTCCGGCGATCTCGACCGCCTGATCGCGGAGCGCAACGTCGTCGGCGTCACGACGAACCCGACGATCTTTGCCGCCGCACTGTCGCAGGGCGAGGCGTACGCCGAGCAGCTGCACGCGCTCGCCGCGTCCGGCGCCGACGTCGACACCGCGGTCTTCGAGACCACGACCGACGACGTGCGTGCGGCGTCCGACGTGTTCCGCCCCGTCTTCGACGCGACCGGCGGCCTCGACGGCCGGGTGTCGATCGAGGTCGCACCCGACCTCGCGCACGACGCCGCGGCGACCATCGAGTCAGCCAAGGCGCTGTGGGCGAAGGTCGACCGGCCCAATGCGATGATCAAGATCCCCGCGACGATCGAGGGCCTCGACGCCATCCGTGAGACGATCGGCGCCGGCATCAGCGTCAACGTCACGCTGATCTTCAGCATCGACCGCTACCGCGAGGTCATCGCCGCCTACCTCTCGGGCCTCGAGATCGCGAAGGCCGCCGGCATCGACCTCTCGACGATCCACTCCGTCGCCTCGTTCTTCGTGTCGCGCGTCGACACCGAGATCGACAAGCGCCTCACCACGATCGGCACCGACGAGGCGCTCGCACTGAAGAGCAAGGCCGGCGTGGCGAACGCCCGGCTCGCGTACGAGCTCTTCGAGCAGGAGTTCGCGGGCGAGCGCGCGCAGGCGCTGCTCGCCGCCGGCGCGAATCGTCAGCGGCCGCTGTGGGCCTCGACCGGTGTGAAGGACCCGTCGCTGCCCGACACGCTCTACGTGACCGAGCTGGTCGCGGCGGGCGTCGTGAACACCATGCCCGAGAAGACGCTCGAGGCGACGTTCGACCACGGCGTCGTCGAGGGCGACACCGTCACCGGCAACTATGCCGGTGCGGCGACGGTGCTCGACAAGCTCGCGAGCGTCGGCGTCGACTACGACGACGTCACGGCGCTGCTCGAGCGAGAGGGCGTCGAGAAGTTCATCGTCTCGTGGCACGAGCTGCTCGACACCGTGCGCACGGCGCTGGAGGCGGCCAAGTGA
- the tkt gene encoding transketolase — protein sequence MASLEWDPIDARAVDTARVLAADAVEKVGNGHPGTAMSLAPAAYLLFQKVMRRNPADHAWLGRDRFILSAGHSSLTQYVQLYLEGSGLELSDLQALRTWGSKTPGHPEYGHTDGVEITTGPLGQGLASAVGFAYASRFERGLFDPDAAAGQSPFDHFVYVIAGDGDLQEGVTSEASSLAGHQQLGNLVVIYDSNQISIEDDTNIAFTESVADRYAAYGWHVQTVDWKKTGEYVEDVAALHEAIEAAKGETDKPSIIILKTIIGWPSPKKQNTGKIHGSALGADELAAVKEVLGFDPAETFVVADDVLAHTRGALERGAAAQAEWQASFDAWAAANPERKALLDRLLAGELPADLESALPVFEGGTQLSTRAASGKVINALAPVLPEFWGGSADLAESNLTTINGAASFIPEQWSTHEFAGNPYGRVLHFGIREHAMAAILNGIVLHGPTRPFGGTFLIFSDYMRPAVRLAALMKVPSVFVWTHDSVALGEDGPTHQPIEQLSTLRAIPGLSVVRPADANEVSYAWLEILRRRHEPTGIALTRQNIPVFERGDGEASGDVLASAANTAKGAYILAEAPGGTPDVILIATGSEVQLAIAAREQLAADGVNARVVSAPSLEWFAEQSDEYREQVLPSSVTARVSVEAGLALTWEKILGDRGRAVSIEHFGASADYQTLFREFGITTEHVVAAAKESLAA from the coding sequence GTGGCAAGTCTCGAATGGGATCCGATCGATGCTCGGGCCGTGGATACGGCGCGCGTGCTCGCAGCCGACGCCGTGGAGAAGGTCGGCAACGGCCACCCCGGCACCGCGATGAGCCTGGCACCGGCGGCATACCTCCTCTTCCAGAAGGTGATGCGGCGCAACCCCGCCGACCACGCGTGGCTCGGCCGTGACCGGTTCATCCTGTCCGCCGGGCACTCCTCGCTCACCCAGTACGTCCAGCTCTATCTCGAGGGATCGGGGCTCGAGCTCTCCGACCTGCAGGCGCTGCGCACCTGGGGCTCAAAGACCCCGGGCCACCCTGAGTACGGCCACACCGACGGCGTCGAGATCACGACGGGTCCGCTCGGCCAGGGCCTCGCCTCGGCCGTCGGCTTCGCGTACGCCTCGCGCTTCGAGCGCGGCCTCTTCGACCCCGATGCCGCGGCCGGCCAGAGCCCGTTCGACCACTTCGTCTATGTGATCGCGGGCGACGGCGACCTGCAGGAGGGCGTCACCAGCGAGGCATCCTCGCTCGCCGGCCACCAGCAGCTCGGCAATCTCGTCGTCATCTACGACTCGAACCAGATCTCGATCGAGGACGACACGAACATCGCCTTCACCGAGAGCGTCGCCGACCGCTACGCGGCCTACGGATGGCACGTGCAGACCGTCGACTGGAAGAAGACGGGCGAGTACGTCGAGGATGTCGCGGCCCTGCACGAGGCGATCGAAGCCGCCAAGGGCGAAACCGACAAGCCGTCGATCATCATCCTGAAGACGATCATCGGCTGGCCGAGCCCGAAGAAGCAGAACACCGGCAAGATCCACGGCTCGGCGCTCGGCGCCGACGAGCTGGCGGCGGTGAAGGAGGTGCTCGGCTTCGATCCCGCCGAAACCTTCGTCGTCGCCGACGACGTGCTCGCGCACACCCGCGGCGCCCTCGAGCGCGGCGCTGCGGCGCAGGCCGAGTGGCAGGCCTCGTTCGACGCCTGGGCGGCCGCGAACCCCGAGCGCAAGGCACTGCTCGACCGGCTGCTCGCGGGCGAGCTGCCCGCCGACCTCGAGTCCGCGCTGCCGGTGTTCGAGGGCGGCACGCAGCTGTCGACCCGCGCCGCATCGGGCAAGGTCATCAACGCCCTCGCGCCGGTGCTGCCCGAGTTCTGGGGCGGATCGGCCGACCTGGCCGAGTCGAACCTCACCACCATCAACGGTGCGGCGTCGTTCATCCCCGAGCAGTGGTCGACGCACGAATTCGCCGGCAACCCGTACGGGCGGGTGCTGCACTTCGGCATCCGCGAGCACGCCATGGCCGCGATCCTGAACGGCATCGTGCTGCACGGGCCGACGCGTCCCTTCGGCGGCACGTTCCTCATCTTCAGCGACTACATGCGCCCCGCTGTGCGCCTGGCCGCGCTGATGAAGGTGCCGTCTGTGTTCGTGTGGACCCACGACTCGGTCGCTCTCGGCGAGGACGGCCCCACCCACCAGCCCATCGAGCAGCTCTCGACGCTGCGCGCCATCCCCGGCCTGTCCGTCGTGCGTCCCGCCGACGCGAACGAGGTGTCGTACGCGTGGCTCGAGATCCTCCGTCGCCGCCACGAGCCGACCGGCATCGCCCTCACCCGCCAGAACATTCCGGTGTTCGAGCGCGGCGACGGCGAGGCATCCGGTGATGTCCTCGCCTCGGCCGCCAACACGGCGAAGGGCGCCTACATCCTCGCCGAAGCCCCCGGCGGCACGCCCGACGTGATCCTCATCGCGACCGGCTCCGAGGTGCAGCTCGCGATCGCGGCGCGCGAGCAGCTCGCCGCCGACGGGGTGAACGCGCGCGTGGTCTCCGCGCCGAGCCTCGAGTGGTTCGCCGAGCAGTCCGACGAGTACCGCGAGCAGGTGCTGCCGTCCTCGGTCACCGCCCGGGTATCGGTCGAAGCCGGTCTGGCGTTGACTTGGGAGAAGATCCTCGGCGATCGCGGCCGCGCGGTGTCGATCGAGCACTTCGGCGCCTCGGCCGACTACCAGACCCTGTTCCGCGAGTTCGGCATCACCACCGAGCACGTCGTGGCCGCCGCGAAGGAATCGCTCGCCGCCTGA